TGATGCTGAACTACCAGAGCACGTCGTTCCACGACCAGCTCTACGTACGCGAGGTGCTCGGCCTGCGCCGCGCGCCGGAATTCGAGGAGTGGCTGGAGACGATGGAGATCGCCGACGCGCACGGCGCGTTGCGTGCGGCGACTTCGCGCGTGCCGCTGCTTGCGGGCGCGAACGACTGGATGGGGATTTCGGCATGAGCGACGCCGTCGAAAAGAACCCGTGGGCGCAGTTGAAGTCGTTCACGAATGCGCGGATCGCGCTCGGCCGCGCGGGCAACAGCCTGCCGACGGCGCCGCTGCTCGCGTTCAACCTGTCGCATGCGCAGGCGCGCGACGCGGTGCACCAGCCGCTCGACGTGGGCGCGCTGCGGCGGGAGATCGAGGCGGCCGGCCTGCTGCCGACGCTCGGTGTGCAGAGCGCCGCGCCGGACCGCGATCACTATCTGCGCCGGCCCGATCTTGGCCGCAAGCTGTCGGACGACAGCCGCGGCCTGCTTGCCGGCTACGGCGCGGCGCTCGATGATGCGCCCGACGTCGTGTTCGTGGTCGGCGACGGGCTGTCGGCGTTCGCGGCCGCCAAACAGGCGCTGCCGTTGCTGCAGGCCGTGCGGCCGCGGCTCGACGCGGACGGCTGGCGGATCGGCCCGGTGGTGGTCGCGACGCAGGCGCGCGTCGCACTCGGCGACGAGATCGGCGAGCTGCTGCGCGCGAAGGTCGTCGCGATGCTGATCGGCGAACGGCCGGGGCTCAGCTCGCCGGACAGCCTCGGCGTGTACCTGACGTGGGCGCCGAAGGTCGGCTGCCACGATGCGTTGCGCAACTGCATCTCGAACGTGCGGCCTGAAGGGCTGCCGTACGCGGGGGCCGCGCACAAGCTGCATTACCTGATGACGCACGCGCGACGGCTCGGGCTGACGGGCGTCGGGCTGAAGGACGACAGTGATGCGTTGCTGCCGCAGGCGCAGGCGGAACGGATCGGGGCGGACTGAAACGGGGCGTGCAGGGCCGCTGTCGCGGCTTTCGCCACCCGCCTACCTGAACAACCGCTCGCACAGAAAATCGACGAACACGCGCAGCTTCGGCGACAGCTGCCGGCTCGATGGCCACACGATCGAGAATTGCCCCGGCGCGATCCGGTAGTCGTCGAGCACGGTGACGAGTGCGCCGTGCTCGAGCGCGTCGCGCGCGAGGAAGTCGGGCATGTAGCCGATGCCGAGCCCCGCGAGCACGGTGCCGCGCAGCGCCTCCATGTTGTTGCAGGTCAGCGCGGTGCGCAGCTTCAGCGGCGTGCCGTCGTCGGCCGCGAGCGCCCAGTCCTGCAGCTTGCCGGTGGTCGGGAAGCAGTAGCGCACGCATTCGTGCGCTTCGAGATCGCGCGGTGTGCGCGGCGTGCCGGCCTGCGCGAGATACGCGGGCGTCGCGCACAGCACGAACGCGAACGGGCCGAGCCGCCGCGACATCAGGCTCGAATCCGACAGCGGGCCGCTGCGGATCACCGCGTCGAAGCCGCCTTCGACGACATCCACCATCCGGTCGTTGAAATCGAGGTCGAGCTCGACGTCCGGGTAGCGCTGCCGGAATTCGGGCAGCACCGGCAGCAGGAACCGGTAGCCGATCACCGGCAGGCTCACGCGCAGCTTGCCGCGCGGGCGCTGTGCGGAGGCCGTCACGGTTGCTTCCGCGTCGCGGAAATCTTCGAGGATCCGCTGGCAGCGTTCGTAGAAGTGCCGGCCTTCTTCGGTGAGCGTGACGCGCCGGGTCGTGCGGTTGAACAGCCGCACGCCGAGCGACTGCTCGAGTTTCGCGATCGTCTTGCCGACCGCCGACGCCGAGATGCCGAGCGCGCGGCCGGCCGCGACGAAGCTCAATGCTTCGGCGGTGCGGACGAAGGCGACGATGCCGGTCAGGTTGTCCATCGAGTCGAAGGCGTGCGGCGATGCACGTGGCCGAGTGAATTGCGGAATTCTAGTCCGTTATATGCGGAGCTTTGCGTAGTTTTTCGCGGATTGAATCGGATTTATCTTCTGTCGCTCTGACGGCGCATCCGCGCCGGCTTTTCGAGGAGCGATGATGGATCACCCTTTTTCAGGCGCTTCGGACCTGTCGGCACGCCGGCGTGCGTGGGTGCTGGCCGCCGTCTGCATGGCCGCGGTCGCGCTGCCGCTGTCGTTTTCGGGCGGCGCGGTCGCGACGCCCGCGATCGGCCGCGACCTGCACGGCGGGACGGTCGCGATGAACTGGATCACCAATGCGTTCATGCTCGCGTTCGGCAGCTTCCTGATGGCGGCCGGCGCGCTGGCCGACCAGTTCGGCCGCAAGCGCCTGTTCGCGATCGGCGTCGGCGGCTTCACGCTGATGTCGGTCGCGCTCGCGTTCGCGCCGTCGATGCTCGCGGTCGACCTGCTGCGCGCCGCGCAAGGGCTCGCGGCGGCCGCGGCGCTCGCGGGCGGCACGGCCGCGCTCGCGCAGGAATTCGACGGTGCGGCGCGCACGCGCGCATTCAGCCTGCTCGGCACGACCTTCGGCATCGGGCTCGCGTTCGGGCCGGTGCTGGCCGGCGCGCTGATCGGGCATTACGGTTGGCGCGCGATCTTCGTGACGAGCGCGGTGGCCGGCGGGCTGTCGCTCGTATTCGGGCTGCCGCGCATGCACGAGTCGCGCGACCCGCATGCGACAGGGCTCGACTGGCCCGGCACGGCCGCGTTCACCACCGCGCTGACGCTGTTCACGTTCGGCGTGATCGAGGCACCCGCGCGCGGCTGGTCGAGCCCGCTGGTGATCGCGCTGCTGGCGGGCGCGGCGCTCGGCGCAGGTGCGTTCGTCGCGATCGAGACGCGGGTCGCGCGGCCGATGCTCGACCTGTCGCTGTTCCGGATCGCGCGCTTCGTCGGCGTGCAGGTGCTGCCGGTGTCGACCTGCTGCTGCTACATCGTGCTGCTCGTCGTGCTGCCGCTGCGCTTCATCGGCATCGACGGCTTCAGCGAGATCGACGCCGGCTGGCTGATGCTCGCGATTTCCGCGCCGATGCTGGTCGTGCCGTTCATCGCGGCGACGCTCACGCGCTGGCTGTCGGCCGGCGTGATCTCGGGGCTCGGGCTCCTGATCGCGGCAGCCGGGCTCGTGTGGCTGGGCATCGCGCTGCGCGGTGGCGCGGGGGCTGCGGCGATCGCGCCGATGGTGACGATCGGCATCGGGGCCGGCATGCCGTGGGGGCTGATGGACGGGCTGTCGGTGAGCGTCGTGCCGAAGGAACGCGCGGGGATGGCGACCGGAATCTTCAGCACGACGCGCGTGGCCGGCGAGGGGATCGCGCTCGCGATCGTTGGTGCGGTGCTGGCTGGGCTCGCGCGGACCGGGTTGACGCAGGCGGCGGGCGCTGCCGGCACGCCCGACGCGACGCTGCGTGCGGCGGCGCGGCTCGGGACCGGCGATCTCGCGGGTGCGGCGGTAGCGTTGCCGGGTGTCGGGCACGCAGCGCTGCTCGCGAGTTACACGCATGCGTTCGATCGGTTGCTGATCGGGCTGGCGGTCGTGACGGTGCTGTGTGCGGGGGTGGTGTTCGCGTTTCTCGGCGGGCGGCGGGTGGCTACCGAATCGGGCGACGATACCGACGGGCACGCGCATGCCGACGTGCCGGTGCGCAACCGGATCGAAGCCGCGTGTACGGAGACGCAAGGGCGTTGAGCGTCGCGTCATCGCGCATGGGGCGCTTCGGCCTGGACGGCCGGAGCGCCGTTTCCATTGCGTCGGCTGCGTTCGCACGCCGACGAACCGCCACGCCCGTCGCGCCCGTCACACCAGCACCAGCGGCGGCAGTGCCGCGTCCGCCCGTGCCTGCGCATGCTCCACTTCAACCACCACATAGCGCCGCGCATCGGGCCACAGATGCACGCGGCTTCCCGCATCCTCGTCGATCGTCGCGCGGCCTTGCACGAGCCAGGTCGTCTGCCGCACGAAGTCGACGAACAGCAGCGCGATGGCCGGATTCACGAGCAGGTTGCCGATCGTGTTGAACAGGTTGTTGCCCGCGAAGTCGGGCAGCACGAGCGTGCGGCGGTCGGGCATGTCGACGAGCGGCTCGAACGAGCCGTCCGCGCGTGGCTGGCGGCCACGGTACGAGCAGTCGCTGTTGCCGGCCGCGTCGACGGTCGCGACGATCAGGAATGCCTGCTCGCGGATGAACGCAATGGCGTCGTCGGTCAGGGGGGCGCGGTCGTTCATGGTGTCGGTCGGCGCACGCGCCGTTGCGTGGGAATGCGCAGGGCGCACGCAAGCGACATGCCACGCGGCCCGGTCTGCCTCCGCGCGCAGGTGCGCCTGCGCACTGTGGAGATATCGAACACCGCCCCGGCGCGCGGCGCAGTCGCGCTGTTCAGATTCGGGACACCCGCCATGCTGCGTCGGTGAACACGGCACGGCGGGGACGCGGGCCGGCCGTGATCGCCGTGCTTGCGTCCTGTTTGGCACGCATGTTGCGTAAACGAGGGCAGCGCGATTCCAACTGGCGCTGTACTCACACAAGCACGATGAACAGGAGACATGTATGAACCCGTTTGACCTGAAACAACTGGGCCTCGACGTCGAATACCCGTACCGTCAGCAATACGACAACTACATCGGCGGCAAGTGGGTTCCGCCGACGAAAGGTGAGTACTTCGAGAACGTGTCGCCGATCAACGGCCAGCCGTTCTGCCGCGTGCCGCGCTCGGGCGCCGACGACATCGAGCTCGCGCTCGACGCCGCGCACGCCGCACGCCGCAAGTGGGGCAAGACGTCGGTGGCCGAGCGCGCGAACCTGCTGCTCGCCGCTGCTGACCGGATGGAAAAGAACCTGAAGCTGCTGGCCGTGGCCGAAACGATCGACAACGGCAAGCCGCTGCGCGAGACGATGGCGGCCGACCTGCCGCTCGCGATCGACCACTTCCGCTACTTCGCGGGCTGCATCCGCGCGCAGGAAGGCGGCATCTCCGAAATCGACGACAACACCGTCGCATACCACTTCCACGAGCCGCTCGGCGTCGTCGGCCAGATCATCCCGTGGAACTTCCCGCTGCTGATGGCCGCATGGAAGCTCGCGCCGGCGCTCGCGGCCGGCTGTTGCGTGGTGATGAAGCCGGCCGAGCAGACGCCCGCGTCGGTGCTGGTGTTGATGGAGCTGATCGGCGACCTGTTCCCGGCCGGCACGATCAACATCGTGAACGGCTTCGGCAAGGAAGCGGGCGAAGCGCTCGCGACCAGCAAGCGCATCGCGAAGATTGCGTTCACGGGTTCGACGCCGGTCGGCAAGCACATCCTGCGCGCCGCGGCCGACAACCTGATCCCGTCGACGGTCGAACTGGGCGGCAAGAGCCCGAACATCTTCTTCGCCGACGTGCTCGACCAGGACGACGCATTCCTCGACAAGGCGCTCGAGGGGCTCGCGATGTTCGCGCTGAACCAGGGCGAAGTGTGCACGTGCCCGTCGCGGATCCTGATCCAGGAATCGATCTACGAGAAGTTCATCGAGAAGGCGGTCGCGCGGGTCGAGCGCATCAAGGCCGGCCACCCGCTCGACCTGCAGACGATGATCGGCGCGCAGGCTTCGCAGCAGCAGCTCGACAAGATCCTGTCGTACATCGACATCGGCCGCGGCGAAGGCGCGCAATGCCTGACGGGCGGCGAGCGCACGGCGCCGGCCGCCGACCTCGGCACGGGATACTACGTGAAGCCGACGATGCTGCTCGGCAACAACAAGATGCGCGTGTTCCAGGAAGAGATCTTCGGGCCGGTCGCGTCGGTGATGACGTTCAAGGACGAGCAGGAGGCGATCGAACTCGCGAACGACACGTTCTACGGGCTCGGCGCGGGCGTGTGGACGCGCAACGGCACGCGGGCGTACCGGATGGGCCGCGAGGTCGAGGCCGGCCGCGTGTGGACCAACTGCTACCACCTGTATCCCGCGCATGCGGCGTTCGGTGGCTACAAGCAGTCGGGGATCGGCCGCGAGACGCACAAGATGGCGCTGTCGAACTATCAGCAGACGAAGTGCCTGCTGGTGAGCTACCAGGCCGAGGCGCTCGGGTTCTTCTGATCCGCGCGCGGGCGTCCTGGCCGGCCGGCGGCGCGGTATGCGTCGGCCGGTCGGGGCGCAGGCTTGCGCGGCGAAGCTTCGGATACCGGAGGGTCGTCGGATGCGTGTCGCGCCGGGCGACGGTGGTTGCCTGGCCCACGGGTGCGCGAACGCGTGCCGCGCGACCGACCGGCGATGCGGAGATTGACCGCTTTGACCGTTTCGGCCCGTTCGCATTCGCAACCTGATACCGTCCGCGCATTGTCGCGGCCTTCGCCGGAAACGTTACCGACGGCCGTTCGTTTGCCGCGGAAAATCGAGCCGGCGCGCCGGACGCAAAACCCCATGTCAGAACCGCCTCGAACCTATCCGCGCCATCCCGTGTTCCACGCGGGCGAACTCGACGCGCATCACCACTTCGGCGTCGCCGACGAAGCCGAGCGGATGAGCGACGTCGTGACGACGCGGCTGAGCATCGGCGTGCGGCAATTCATCGAGACGCAGCCCTTCATGTTCGTCGGCACGGCGTACGGCGGGCAGGCGGGCGTGACCTGCGACATCGTGCAAAGCCGGCGCGACGCGAATGGCGGCCTGCTGCCGGTCGTGCGCGTGATCGATACGAAGACGCTGCGCTTCGTGCTGCCGGTGTACGGCGAGCGCGATGGCGGCCGGATTGACGCGGGGCGGTGCAATGGCAGCGGCGTCGGATTGCTGTTCGTCGATTTCATGCGCGGTATCCGTTACCGGATCAACGGGCGCGCGACGCTGCGTACGGATCTGTCCGATGCGGACGCGGCGCCGTGGCCGGTCGGTAGCGCGATCGTCGAGTTGGCGGTCGCGCAGGCGTACGGCAATTGCGGCACGCGGGTCGTGCGGCTGCGGCCCGCGAACGGTGGCTGACTCCGGCCTTCGCGCATCGCCGGCCGGGGGGCGCGCACCGGCTGCGCCGGCGTGGCGCGTACCGCACCGACGGGGTGCGCGCGACGAGGCGTTCGGGCATGCCCGCATGGCGCGTCCGTGCCGCGCAGCGTCGAATAACGGACTTTGCGCGAGTTGCGCCCAGTTCGGCACGGGACTTGCATCACAGGTGCGGTTCCGGGCAGGTGAGGGAGGACACGATGGACCAATACGTGGCGTGCAGCGAAGAACCGACGGCCGAAGACACGCGGCGCAACGCACTGGGCGACGATGCGCTGGCCGGGCAGGCGGTCGTCAGCGTCGCGCATGACGCCGACGAGCAGGCACGCAACCTGATCGGCTGGCGCCAGACCTACGACCAGCTCGCGGCCGGCCGCTTCGTCGGCACGCTGACCGAGCTGCCGCTCGACACGATGAAGCTGTTTCGCGAATCGACGAGCCACCTGCTGCGCCAGGCGTGCGAGGTGCGCGGCGACGCCTACTGGTTCGGCATCCCGCTCGCGAGCGACGGCACCGCGCGCGTCGATGCGTGCCGCATCGGGCCCGGCGCGCTCGCGTTCCGGCCGGGCAACGTCGAATTCGAACTGGTGACGCCCGCGCAGTTCTCGATCTACGGCGTCGTCGTGCGTGGCGACGTGCTGCGTCACTACGCGGAAGAGGTCGAACGCCGCCCGCTCGACGAGCGGCTGTTTACGCAGCGCGTGATGCAGGTGGGCGATGCGCGTCTCGCGGGTCTGTGCGCGCTGCTCGGCCGACGGCTCGACGGAGCGATGGCGATGGCCGGCCCGCTGCCCGATGCGCAGCGCGACGACCTGCAGGCCGAGGTGCTGGCCGCGCTGTTCGACGTGTGCGCGCAACCGGCGGACGACGCCGGCCGTGCGCCGTCGATGCGCCGCTGGATCGTCGAACAGGCACGTGACTACGTGCTGGCGCACCGCACACGCCCGGTCGGCGTGCCCGAGCTGTGCGAGCAGCTGCACGTGAGCCGGCGCACGCTGCAGTACTGCTTCCAGGACGTGCTTGGCATGGCGCCTGCCACCTATCTGCGCACGCTGCGGCTGAACGGCGCGCGGCGTGACCTGTGCGGCCGCGCGGCCGGCTCGGTGCAGGACGTGGCGGAGGCGTGGGGCTTCTGGCATCTCAGCCAGTTCGCGACGGATTACCGGCGGCTGTTCGGCAAGCGGCCTTCGGAGACACTGCGCGATCGCGCGGTGATGGTGGCGGTGGGGTGAGCGTGGAGCGGTAGTCGAAGCGGGTCTGGTTTGGATGCCGGCTTCGGCTCAGGCTCAGGCGGCGCCTACACGCAGCGACCCTTTCGGCCTCGCAACCGGCCGCCGCACCCCGTTTCCCTATTCGGCCGTAGCCGCCGCTTCGCGCGGCGCGGGCCATGCCAGCGAATCCCAGTCGATCGCGCGATAGGCGGCTTCGACCGCCGCGAGATCGGCGTGCCGTTCGCTGCGATGCATTCCGTGCAATTCGGCAGGCACGTCGAGCGCGACCGGCACGCAATGCGGATAGTCGCGCACGCGCAGCGCCGGCCCGATCGACGTGAAGCACGCGAGCGTCGGCACGTCGAAACCGTCGGCGAGATGGAGCGCGGCCGTGTCCGGCGCGAACAGCAGGCTGGCGCCTTTGACCCACGCAATGAACCGGGCCGTATCGTCGGCCGCATCGGCGCTCACGTCGACATAGGCGGGGTGCGCGACAGGCCCGAACCCGGCCACCGGCAACCCGTAGCGCTGCGCAAGCTGATCGACGAACGTTGCCCGCAGCGCGGGCGGCACGCTGCGCAACGCGGTGCTCGCGACTGGACAGAAGAGCACGTACGGACGCCGCCATTGCTCAGGCAACTCCGGCAGCGGCAGCCGCGCGAGCCAGCGGTTGCGCTTGGCCGACGCCGGCACCGACGCGGGTTCCACGCCGAGCGCGTCGAGGAAGAAATCGATCATCGGCAGCCGCGCAAACGCGGGCCAGTACAGGTGATTGCCGACGTCGATGCAGGGTGCATCCGCCGGCAGCGCGTCGGCGCGGTACGGCAGCGCGCGCGACGGTGCGACGAGGTCGGCCGCGAGCGCATACAGCGCCTCGACGTAGCGCGGCGCGCAAGCCGGCCGGTACAGCGTGAAGTGCAGGCCCGGGTGCGCGGTACGCAGCGCGGCGAGGGCGGTGAGTCCGATCACCGAATCGCCGAGCGTGACGCCCATCCCGTTGATCACGTGCACGTGCCGTGCGCGGTCGTAGTCGAGCCGGAACGGCCGGTGCGCGGCGTGCAGCAGGCTCCGCGCGGGTGCGGCCGGCACGTGGCCGACGGCATGCGCGCCGCCGTGCTCCAGGTCGTACGGCGCGACGAGCGTGCCGTCCGGCGAGAGCAGCGTGCCGGGAAGCGTGAGCGCGTCGTCGTGCGACAACGCGACGTCGGGCGGCGCGGCGTGCGTGTCCATCGTCATCCGCCGCGCGCGCGGCGGCCCTGTTCGCGGATCTGTTCGAGCGTCGCGGCCGGCGTGCTGGCGTCCTGCGGGATGCGAATCTCGATCAGCGCGGGCAGCCCGCAGGTCAGCGCGCGCTCGAGCGCGGGCGCGAAATCGGCGGTGCGCTCGACGGTCTCGCCATGCGCGCCGAACGCACGCGCATACGCGGCGAAATCGGGATTCGTGAGCCCCGTGCCATGCACGCGCCCCGGGTAATTGCGCTCCTGATGCATGCGGATCGTACCGAAATGCCCGTTGTTGACGACGATCGCGACGATGTTCAACCCGTACTGCATCGCGGTCGCGAGCTCGTTGCCGGCCATCATGAAGCAGCCGTCGCCCGCGAGCGCGACGACGGCGCGCGACGGGTACAGCGACTTCGCGGCAAGCGCGGCCGGTACGCCGTAGCCCATCGCGCCGCTGGTCGGTGCGAGCTGCGAGCGGAAGTGCCGGTACGCGAAGTGGCGATGCAGCCAGATCGCGTAGTTGCCGGCGCCGTTGGTGAGGATCGCGTTATGCGGCAGGCGCTCGCGCAGCTGCACCATCACGTCGCCGAGCTGGACGTCGCCGGGCATCGGCAGCGGCGCATGCCATTCGCGATACGCGCGATGCGCGTCGGCAGCGGTGCCGGCCCACGCGGGGGGCTCGGGCGCCTCGAGCGCGGCGAGCGGCGCGGCGATTTCGGGCATGCCCGACACGATCGGCAGGTCGGCCGCATACACGCGGCCAAGCTCGTCCGCGCCCTGATGAACGTGGATCAGCGTCTGGCGCGTCTTCGGGATGTCGAGCAGCGTGTAGCCGCCGGTCGTCGCTTCGCCGAGGCGCGGCCCGATCACGAGCAGCAGGTCGGCGTCGCGGATGCGCTTCGCGAGCGCGGGGTTGATCCCGAGCCCGACGTCGCCTGCGTAGTTCGGGTGCGCGTTGTCGATCGTGTCCTGGTAGCGGAACGCGCAGGCCACGGGCAACTGCCAGCGCTCGACGAAGGTGCGCAGGTTGGCGCACGCGTCGGGTGTCCAGCCGCTGCCGCCGACGATCGCGAACGGCCGTTCCGCGCGCGCGAGCCGCTCGCGCAGCTCGTCGATCTGCGCGGCCGACGGCGCGGCGGCAACGCGTTTCGCAGCCGGCACGACCGGCTGCGGCGCGCACGCGTCGGACAGCACGTCTTCCGGCAGCGCGAGCACGACCGGGCCGGGGCGGCCGGACGTCGCGACGTGGAACGCATGGCTCAGGTATTCGGGGATGCGGCGCGGGTCGTCGATCTGCGCGACCCATTTCGCCATCTGGCCGAACATCCGCCGGTAGTCGATTTCCTGGAAGGCTTCGCGGTCGAGGTGCTCGCGTGCGCACTGGCCGACGAACAGGATCATCGGCGTCGAATCCTGGAACGCGGTGTGCACGCCGATCGACGCGTGGGTCGCGCCGGGGCCGCGTGTGACGAACGCGATGCCGGGGCGGCCGGTGAGCTTGCCGACGGCCTCGGCCATGTTCGCGGCGGCCGCCTCGTGGCGGCAGACGACCGTCTGGATGCGCGCGGTATCGTCCGCCAGCGCATCGAGTACGGCGAGGAAACTCTCGCCCGGCACGCAGAACACGCGTTCGACGTGATTGGCGAGCAACGCATCGACGAGCAGTCGCGCGCCGGTGGTGGCGGGCTGCTCGAGATCCTTGGAATGCGACATGGGCTGCCGTCTCCCTGGGTAGCGGGACGTACAGCTTACGCCGGTTGGACGGCCGCCGGTGCGCCGGCCGCGGAAAAGTGCCGGAACGCGCAGGGAGGCAGGGCATGCACCGCGGTTTCGGCCGAACGGCCAGCTTGTGCGTGCATCCCCAACGCAGAAGAATTGGACGCTACGAATGCCTGGTCGGCCCGCTTGCCGTGGGCGTGACGGAAGGGGCCCTGACCGCGATGAAAAGAACGGCGTGCCGGCGTTCGCTTCCGAATCGATCCCGAGGTCAGCGCGGATGTACACACATGGATTTACATCGTCGGCCAAGCGGATATACTGTACATCCACAGTACATCCGGATGTTGGGGCGACATGCATACGACGAGGGTATTTCGGAACGGCAACTCGCAGGCCGTGCGAATTCCTGCCGACCTTGCCTATGAACGCAGCGATATCGAACTGGAAATCGAGCGCATTGGTGACGAAATCCGCATTCGGCCGGCGCGGCGGCCGTTGACCCGCGTCCTTGAGAAATTCGCTAAATTCGGGCCGGATTTCATGGCGGATGGGCGCGGTGACCACGAGCAGGCCGATCGCGAGGGTTTGTGATGCCGCGCTACATGCTCGACACCAACATGTGCATCTACCTGATGAAGAATCAGCCGGAGCAGGTTGCGAGACGGTTTGCGCAGTGCTACACGGGGGACGTCGTGATGTCGGCGATCACGTACGCCGAGCTCGAGTACGGCGTCGCGGCGTGCGCGAGCCCTGCGCGGGAGCGCGGCAATCTTGCCGCGCTGATCGACGACATTCCCGTTGCGCCGTTCGACGTCGCGGCCGCGCAAGCGTATGGCCCGGTCCGCGAGGCAACCCGGGAGCGGAAGAAGGATCACCTCGACAAGCTGATCGCCGCGCATGCGGTGTCGCTCGATGTCGTACTCGTGACCAACAACGAGCGGGATTTCGTGAGCTATCCGGGACTGCGGCTGGAGAACTGGCTGGACGATTGATCAGGGCACGCAGGGCGCCCGAGGGTCATGCGAGACGTCGGATTGTCCCGCATGACCCTCGGATCCGGCATCAGCACTCGACGATATTCACCGCCAGCCCGCCGCGCGACGTTTCCTTGTACTTCGTCTTCATGTCGGCGCCCGTCTCGCGCATCGTCTTGATCACGGAGTCGAGCGACACGTAGTGCGAGCCGTCGCCGCGCAATGCCATGCGCGCGGCGTTGACCGCCTTCACCGACGCCATCGCGTTGCGCTCGATGCACGGGATCTGCACCATCCCGCCGACCGGGTCGCAGGTGAGGCCGAGGTTGTGTTCCATGCCGATTTCGGCCGCGTTCTCGACCTGTTGCGGCGTGCCGCCGAGCACGGCCGCAAGCGCGCCGGCCGCCATCGAGCACGCGACGCCCACTTCGCCCTGGCAGCCGACTTCCGCACCGGAGATCGACGCATTCAGCTTGTAAAGAATGCCGATCGCGGCAGCCGTCAGCAGGAAGTCGATCACGCCCTGTTCGTTCGCGCCGGGCGTGAAGCGCGTGTAGTAGTGCAGCACGGCCGGGATGATGCCGGCCGCGCCGTTGGTCGGCGCGGTGACGACGCGGCCGCCGGCCGCGTTTTCCTCGTTGACCGCGATCGCGTACAGGTTGATCCAGTCGATCATCGACAGCGGGTCCTGCAGCGCGCGCTCCGGGCTGCCCGTCAGCGTGCGGTACAGCTGCGGCGCGCGGCGCTTGACCTGGAACGGGCCGGGCAGGTTGCCGTCGGCGTCCGGGTTGCCGATTCCGCAGCCGCGCGACACGCACGACTGCATCACGGCCCAGATCTTCAGCAGGCCGTCGCGCGTCTCTTCCTCGGTGTGCCACGCGCGCTCGTTTTCCCACATCAGCTGCGCGATCGACTTGCCGGTCGACTCGGTCAGCGCGAGCAGCTCGGCACCGGTGCGGAACGGGTGGGTCATCTGCTCGGCCGCGCTCAGCACCTTCGTGTTCGGTGCGCCGGCCGTCACGACGAAGCCGCCGCCGACCGACAGGTAGGTGCGCTCGACCAGCACGTTGCCGCTCGCGTCGGACGCACGCAGTTTCATGCCGTTCGGGTGCTCGGGCAGCGCCTGGCGGTAGAACGCGATGTTCTCCTTCAGCACGAACGGCACCGGATGCGTGCCGAGCAGCGCGAGCTGCTTCGATTTGCGGACGTCTTCCAGCCGCGCGTCGATCGTGTCCGGATCGACGGTGTCGGGCGCGTCGCCGAGCAGGCCGAGCATCACGCCGCGATCGGTGCCGTGGCCCTTGCCGGTCGCGCCGAGCGAGCCGTACAGCTCGACCTTCACGTGGGCCGTGGCGTCGAGTTGCCCGTCACGCTCGAGGCCCTGGACGAACATCAGCGCCGCGCGCATCGGCCCGACCGTATGCGAGCTGGACGGACCGATACCGATCTTGAAGAGGTCAAAGACGCTGACTGCCATTTCGATTCCTGCCTTGCTTTAAGAATATTGCTAGCGCGCCTGCAATGGCAGGCACGCGGCGAGCCATGCGGGCGGCGTTGGGGAAAGTTGCTGCGCGACGCGGGCGTAGCGCCCGTCGAGCCGCGCGGCCAGATGAAAGAGTTCGGTGGCGTTTTTCGGGTCCCACTGCCCCGTGTAGCCGGGCAGGCCGGCCTCGCGGCGCTTCGCGTCGAACGGCACCGGCGAGTTCACGAATTCCTCGTGGGTTTTCTCGCCGAGCGCGTACGGCACGAGCCAGTCGAGCGCGGCCGCGAGCGTCGCGCCGTTCGCGCCCCGTTCGCGCAGCCAGTTGCGGTTGAAGCGGCGCGCGGC
This region of Burkholderia contaminans genomic DNA includes:
- a CDS encoding L-serine ammonia-lyase, with the protein product MAVSVFDLFKIGIGPSSSHTVGPMRAALMFVQGLERDGQLDATAHVKVELYGSLGATGKGHGTDRGVMLGLLGDAPDTVDPDTIDARLEDVRKSKQLALLGTHPVPFVLKENIAFYRQALPEHPNGMKLRASDASGNVLVERTYLSVGGGFVVTAGAPNTKVLSAAEQMTHPFRTGAELLALTESTGKSIAQLMWENERAWHTEEETRDGLLKIWAVMQSCVSRGCGIGNPDADGNLPGPFQVKRRAPQLYRTLTGSPERALQDPLSMIDWINLYAIAVNEENAAGGRVVTAPTNGAAGIIPAVLHYYTRFTPGANEQGVIDFLLTAAAIGILYKLNASISGAEVGCQGEVGVACSMAAGALAAVLGGTPQQVENAAEIGMEHNLGLTCDPVGGMVQIPCIERNAMASVKAVNAARMALRGDGSHYVSLDSVIKTMRETGADMKTKYKETSRGGLAVNIVEC